From a region of the Armatimonadota bacterium genome:
- a CDS encoding type IV pilus twitching motility protein PilT — MADDFNWKQFLTEERDITPLQQEGAIFHPITGEPVMPVAQQTPTVSQDVHTTDVNVPKFTIEAESQVAGYSTHELKSPVDHHIDDVLRMAMERKASDIHITVGLPPMIRLDGEIQPLPFHPLTPRDARRLIYDVLTNEQLERFETTHELDFGYSVKDLARFRFNVYMQRGSVAGALRAIPTKIPAFETLGLPQTIREMCKRTSGLILVTGPTGSGKTTTIASMIDDLNEHFPGHILTIEDPVEYIHKHKRCMVNQRELHHDTYTLHDALRAVLREDPDIVLVGELRDLETIEAALTLSETGHLVFGTLHTRNAPATVDRIIDVFPSDQQDQIRVLLGNTLEGVVAQQLIPKLGGGRCAAIEIMLGTPAIKNLIREGKTHQMYSILEMSGGVGMQTMDKALCDLYRAGFVSFDECLTRAIDKDNFARLAKGQAA, encoded by the coding sequence ATGGCAGACGATTTTAATTGGAAACAGTTCTTGACTGAAGAGCGAGACATTACACCCTTGCAACAGGAAGGAGCAATTTTTCACCCGATCACGGGTGAGCCTGTTATGCCGGTGGCTCAGCAGACGCCAACCGTTTCACAAGACGTCCATACGACCGACGTTAACGTTCCTAAGTTCACGATCGAAGCCGAGTCGCAAGTCGCCGGATATTCCACACATGAACTCAAGAGCCCGGTAGACCACCATATTGACGATGTTCTGCGCATGGCCATGGAGCGAAAAGCTTCGGATATTCATATCACGGTCGGTCTGCCACCCATGATCCGTCTGGATGGAGAAATCCAGCCTCTGCCATTTCACCCCTTAACACCTCGCGATGCTCGGCGGTTGATTTATGATGTGTTAACCAACGAACAGCTGGAGCGATTTGAGACCACCCACGAGCTGGACTTCGGTTACTCGGTCAAGGACCTTGCTCGGTTCCGATTTAACGTCTATATGCAGCGAGGCTCGGTTGCCGGGGCTCTCCGCGCGATTCCCACAAAGATTCCGGCTTTTGAGACCTTGGGTCTACCGCAGACGATTCGGGAGATGTGCAAGCGAACATCTGGGTTGATTTTGGTGACCGGTCCTACTGGCTCCGGAAAGACAACCACGATTGCCTCGATGATCGACGATCTCAACGAGCACTTTCCTGGTCACATTCTGACCATCGAAGACCCAGTTGAATATATCCATAAGCACAAGCGGTGCATGGTCAACCAGCGCGAGCTGCACCACGATACTTATACTTTGCATGACGCGCTTCGTGCGGTTCTTCGCGAAGATCCCGACATCGTCCTTGTTGGTGAGCTTCGTGACCTCGAGACGATTGAGGCGGCACTGACTCTGTCTGAAACTGGTCACTTGGTCTTCGGAACGCTGCACACCCGAAACGCACCGGCCACCGTTGACCGAATTATTGACGTCTTTCCTTCAGACCAACAAGATCAGATTCGCGTCTTGCTCGGTAATACGCTCGAAGGTGTTGTCGCTCAGCAGCTCATCCCCAAACTCGGCGGTGGCCGATGCGCAGCCATCGAAATCATGCTCGGAACCCCGGCCATCAAAAACCTCATCCGAGAAGGCAAGACCCACCAGATGTATTCGATTCTCGAAATGTCGGGCGGCGTTGGTATGCAGACCATGGACAAGGCGCTCTGCGACTTGTACCGGGCCGGCTTCGTATCCTTCGACGAGTGCCTGACTCGGGCGATTGATAAAGACAACTTTGCACGACTGGCTAAAGGTCAGGCGGCATAG